TTCTGTTTCTAACTCTTCTTTGGTTTTTGTTCCTGTAATAAATTTCATCAAACTAGAGTTAAAGTCTAATTCTTCCTCGATGGTTCCAAGTAAATCGTCGGAAGCTCCAATGGATTCTTCAAACAATCGAATTTTGTTGGTAAGTACTTCTAAAATTCGTTCCGCCACTGTGTCTTTAGAGGCAAAGTTAAAGATATAAACATTGTCCTTCTGTCCAAAACGATGGATCCTTCCGATCCTTTGTTCAATTTTTAAGGGACTCCATGGAAGGTCATAGTTGAAAAGTATATTTGCAAATTGTAAATTACGTCCCTCTCCACCTGCTTCTGTACAAATTAAAATTTCGTAGTCTTCTTTAAATTTTTGAATGGCGACTTCTTTTTCGTCCATACTCAAAGAACCATGGAAAGGTGACACTTTAAAGTCTGGTTCCAATACAGATTGTAAATGGTCTTGAGTGGTTCGAAATTGAGTGAAGATGATAAACTTTTTATGACCTTCTTTTTTCAAACGATAAAGAGTTTCTTTGAGTTTCTGAGTTTTTTTATCCTCTTTGATTTGTTTCCCTAAATGGATCAGTCGATTGAGTGTGAATAACTCACGTTTGATCCTTTGGAAACTAGACATCTCTTCGTCTTCCAGTTCGGTGATAAAATCTTCGACACCTTCCGTTTCATCCAAATCCCAATCATCAAGATTGGTTTCATGTTCCTTCATATAATGGAATTTGGATTCCAACATAAACTTTCTTTTTTGGAGAGCAGATAGTAAGGCAATGACAGAAGAATCTAGTAATTTTTGGAAAACCACCATTACAAATCCTATGGCCCGGTTTTTAGTTCCCATCGCCATATTGTATTCGCGTTTTACATAATCTGTAGTCTCGTCATAGAACGCACGTTCAATGGGAGATAAATCAATTCGAACTGTTTTCGCAAATCGTTTGGTGAATCCGCCTACTTCCACTTTTCGACGGCGTAGTAATACTTTGGAGATTTTTTCCTTTAGATCCCCTTTTTGGCCAACAACATAATCGTTGATAAATGTGTGGTAAGGACCCAAAATATTTGGATCTACCAAATGCATGAGGTAAAATAACTCTTCTAATTTTCCACGAAACGGTGTGGCCGTGAGAAGGAGTAAACATTCTGTTTTACGTGCTATTTTTTCTGCAAAAAGATAACCACGTGTGATTTTGGAATAATCACGTCTGAGCCTATGTGCCTCATCGAACACAACAATGTCCCATTTTGTTGCCAATATTTCTTCTGCATACCTTGGGTTTTTGATAAAGTCGATGGAAGTAATAATTTTATTAAAGTTTTTCCAATGATCGGGGCCGTTCGTCACAAAATTACGACGACGAACAATTGCAAATTCTTCGTTGAACTTGTTTTTCATTTCTTGTTGCCATTGAACAAGAAGAGGTGATGGAGCCACAACTAACACGCGTTTTAGACCACGTCTAAACATCAATTCTTTAACAGCAAGGCCAGCTTCTATGGTTTTCCCAAGGCCCACTTCATCGGCTAAAATGAAACGTGGTTTTAGACTATTAGCGACGATAAAAGTGGATTCGATTTGATGAGGGAGTAAGCGAGTTCTAGAATTCGATAGTGATGAAAGTTTATTAAAATTGTAAGTGAGTTTGAGTTGGCTTGCAGTAAGTGCTAAGTCCATCGCTCTTGGAAATTCTTCCCAAACTCGAAGTGATTCAGGGTATTGGTTTAAAAAATGTAAATTACGATTGGATTTATTGACAGTCCGAAAAATTTCTTTGGATTCAAAGAATAATTCTACTGAAGTGGCAGTTTCTTTTGTAACTTTTGCGAGACCTAACTCTGGTTCGTCGATTAAAAACCCATACTCTTTCGATTGTTTTGGTTCAACAGTTGTTTCAAAATCTAAACTTAATTGAGTAGGGATATCCATCAAACTCCTTTCTGATTTCCCCAAAGCACTTTATGAATTTGAAGCGACAAACGACACTTAGGTGGATTGTCTATTTTTATCCATTCAACTAGTTCTTTGGCATCCACTTCACCGTGGACTGGCGAATACAATATATTTGTCTGTATTTTTTGTTCGCGAATGACTTCGATACTTCTATCAAAGTCGATTCTATCTCGCACAACGAACTTAATTTCGTCAAGTGAATTATGTCTCTTTTCTAAGATCTTAAAATTTTCTGAATCCATACGATTTTCCATCCCAGAACCTGGTAGTTTGTAATCCATGGTGAAAATAAAAAATGGATCGAGTGTGATTTTTTCACTTCCATTGGTTTCCACACGAGATGCAGGATACGGTTTTCCATTTTTTGTACGGAAGGTAAAAATATGTTCCGCAATGTTTATGGATAAATCGCGATTTTGACCTTCTAAGGGTTCACCACCCGTAAGTAAAATTTGGAATCCATGGTCTTTGTCGTATTGTTCGATTTCTTCCATGATGGAAACGAATGATTTTGATTCTCCTTGGTTCGGACCAAGTGCATAGGGAGTGTCACACCACAAGGTCCTTGTATCTGTTTTACCACAACGTAAGCTACACCCTGCAAACCGAACAAAAACTGTAGGGATTCCTTGGGAGATTCCTTCCCCAGAAATGGATGAATAAATTTCGTGAATTTTTCCGTACATAGTCGATTCCCTTCTTGTCAGTTTCTTTGAAATTGTTCTTGCGAAAACATTAATTCGGAATTTGCTTTTATGGTCATGTTTTTAGAAGCAAAATTGGAATACCCAATCATCCTAGAGAGAGAAATCCAAGAAAACCATCTCTTATTACGATTTCGAACTCCTGCCAATCCCAAGGTAGAAGATAGAAAACCTCTCGTGATTGGGCTTGCTATTGATAAAAGTTGGTCAATGAAAGGAGAAAAGATGGAAGCAGTGATTGATGCTTCTTGTGCTCTTGTCAATTGGTTAACGAGGCATGATGCTGTTTCCATTGTAGCTTACTCTTCTGATGTTCAACTGATCCAACCAGTTACTCACCTAACAGAAAAAGTTTCTGTCACTGATAAAATTCGAAACATTCAGGTGGCAACTTCTACCAATTTAAGTGGTGGATGGTTATCTGCACTTAAGAGTCTCACACAATCTAAAATTCCAAATGCATACAAACGTGTATTATTATTAACAGATGGAAATCCTACATCAGGACTCAAAGAAAAAGATGCACTTGTTGGCATTGCAAGTGATCATTTGGCAATGGGAATCTCCACCACAACGATTGGAGTGGGTAATGATTTCAATGAAGAAATGTTGGTGGAAATTGCAAAAGCTGGTGGTGGGAATTTTCATTACATCGACAATCCTGAAAACGCATCGGATATTT
The sequence above is a segment of the Leptospira levettii genome. Coding sequences within it:
- a CDS encoding DEAD/DEAH box helicase, with the protein product MDIPTQLSLDFETTVEPKQSKEYGFLIDEPELGLAKVTKETATSVELFFESKEIFRTVNKSNRNLHFLNQYPESLRVWEEFPRAMDLALTASQLKLTYNFNKLSSLSNSRTRLLPHQIESTFIVANSLKPRFILADEVGLGKTIEAGLAVKELMFRRGLKRVLVVAPSPLLVQWQQEMKNKFNEEFAIVRRRNFVTNGPDHWKNFNKIITSIDFIKNPRYAEEILATKWDIVVFDEAHRLRRDYSKITRGYLFAEKIARKTECLLLLTATPFRGKLEELFYLMHLVDPNILGPYHTFINDYVVGQKGDLKEKISKVLLRRRKVEVGGFTKRFAKTVRIDLSPIERAFYDETTDYVKREYNMAMGTKNRAIGFVMVVFQKLLDSSVIALLSALQKRKFMLESKFHYMKEHETNLDDWDLDETEGVEDFITELEDEEMSSFQRIKRELFTLNRLIHLGKQIKEDKKTQKLKETLYRLKKEGHKKFIIFTQFRTTQDHLQSVLEPDFKVSPFHGSLSMDEKEVAIQKFKEDYEILICTEAGGEGRNLQFANILFNYDLPWSPLKIEQRIGRIHRFGQKDNVYIFNFASKDTVAERILEVLTNKIRLFEESIGASDDLLGTIEEELDFNSSLMKFITGTKTKEELETEFDLRIQVAQKGFEKLNALVTPKVLDFNLKDYYDHTLEEREWNNSHLEEVVSEGSKFFQNQLPGSLTAVSKGAYEYKNLEGKVKKATFDSDLALTNDSLEFMAFGHPFVEKVTELLTQSDVGRKKKYLFSKDLSQKILFVFQVEFEFSLKRKDLFFIEYDLKKKRSVVLTDKPKEWIEGKTYVPEKEIALSKLEEAFIQCYPIVESEAENKKEILRKETLSIFQKEEYKVELSHQKTIRQLEEKLMRQEAAYKWDNRPEKKAVLHKTMKEIQRAKDEYTVEMRKIKNGAKIFHRIQLFQTYICI
- a CDS encoding 7-carboxy-7-deazaguanine synthase QueE, whose product is MYGKIHEIYSSISGEGISQGIPTVFVRFAGCSLRCGKTDTRTLWCDTPYALGPNQGESKSFVSIMEEIEQYDKDHGFQILLTGGEPLEGQNRDLSINIAEHIFTFRTKNGKPYPASRVETNGSEKITLDPFFIFTMDYKLPGSGMENRMDSENFKILEKRHNSLDEIKFVVRDRIDFDRSIEVIREQKIQTNILYSPVHGEVDAKELVEWIKIDNPPKCRLSLQIHKVLWGNQKGV